A genomic segment from Mucilaginibacter terrenus encodes:
- a CDS encoding glycosyltransferase family 4 protein produces MKIRKPSLLLTLDSMKDPNTGFFYFGKALFENITTFNNNRFDLNFYVKDDTGFFDKSLSLINLRKYHKAFFPQFFKFDIVHISDQNCRLRPWKVMGKKVLTIHDLNQLHETIYSEKFKREYKKRISKCISNCDRIITISEFVANDVRTNFPEYAHKVSVIHNGVDKLLPKEGFTPRYIPQRPFIFTLGPLNEKKNFHVLPALLKNNNFELVISGITPVPAYTDLLFAEAEKHGVTDRIKLTGIVSDDEKTWYYQNCAAFAFPSLAEGFGLPVLEAMGFGKPVFLSTKTSLPEVGGDAAFYFEDFTPEHMQHVFSSGMKKFVEGDMAQRCIKRAESFSWADTASKYLKVYEELLT; encoded by the coding sequence ATGAAGATACGCAAGCCTTCCCTTTTATTGACACTCGACTCTATGAAAGATCCAAATACAGGATTCTTTTATTTTGGGAAGGCGTTGTTTGAAAACATCACCACTTTCAACAACAATCGTTTTGATCTAAACTTTTATGTAAAGGATGATACCGGTTTTTTTGATAAAAGCTTGAGCTTGATAAATCTGCGCAAATACCACAAAGCATTTTTTCCTCAGTTCTTTAAGTTTGATATAGTCCATATTAGCGATCAAAATTGCCGCTTAAGGCCGTGGAAAGTTATGGGCAAAAAAGTCCTAACTATTCATGATCTTAATCAGCTACATGAAACTATATACTCCGAAAAATTTAAAAGGGAATATAAAAAACGCATATCAAAATGTATAAGTAATTGCGACCGAATCATTACTATATCTGAATTTGTAGCGAATGATGTACGTACTAACTTTCCGGAATATGCTCATAAAGTTAGCGTTATACACAATGGAGTAGATAAGTTATTGCCGAAAGAAGGATTCACCCCCAGGTACATACCTCAGCGACCATTTATCTTCACTTTAGGTCCCCTAAACGAAAAGAAAAACTTTCATGTGCTCCCCGCTTTGCTCAAAAACAACAATTTCGAACTGGTAATTTCCGGGATAACTCCCGTACCGGCTTATACTGATCTTTTGTTTGCAGAGGCAGAAAAGCATGGGGTTACCGACAGAATTAAGCTGACGGGTATTGTTAGCGACGATGAAAAGACATGGTATTATCAAAACTGCGCCGCGTTTGCTTTCCCTTCGTTAGCCGAAGGGTTTGGATTACCGGTTCTTGAAGCCATGGGGTTTGGCAAACCCGTATTTTTATCAACAAAAACTTCATTACCAGAGGTTGGCGGAGATGCAGCTTTTTACTTTGAAGACTTTACACCAGAGCACATGCAGCATGTGTTTTCATCCGGCATGAAAAAGTTCGTGGAGGGTGATATGGCGCAAAGATGTATAAAACGAGCTGAAAGCTTTTCATGGGCCGACACTGCAAGCAAGTACTTGAAAGTATATGAAGAGCTATTAACATAA
- a CDS encoding porin family protein — protein sequence MKKLLLLAIGLITLAGAANAQDGPRRYPRRVVRRLPPQHQRVRYVDDWSRPKIGIAGGINITNTVDAYNSDFSTSSIAGAHVGLTFEVPIAYPFSFAPEFLFSQKGYKAETVDGTFRSRTNFIDIPLLAKFRFTRGFNIVVGPQLTFQTSTRNTYDDGFRTIYKDNYDNVADKSYISGLIGVGFDLNRNTELRFRYALDLDQNRGDYNSSLPDFRNQVFQIGIGFKFQ from the coding sequence ATGAAAAAATTACTTTTGTTAGCGATAGGCCTAATTACGCTTGCCGGCGCTGCAAACGCCCAGGATGGCCCACGCCGTTATCCACGCCGTGTTGTACGGCGCTTGCCTCCACAACATCAACGCGTGCGCTATGTTGACGATTGGTCTAGGCCCAAAATAGGCATCGCAGGTGGTATCAACATCACAAACACTGTAGACGCTTACAACTCAGATTTTAGCACCAGCAGTATTGCAGGCGCGCACGTGGGCTTAACCTTTGAAGTGCCTATCGCCTATCCGTTTTCATTTGCACCGGAATTCCTGTTCTCCCAGAAAGGCTATAAGGCAGAAACTGTGGATGGAACCTTCCGCTCGCGCACAAACTTTATAGACATCCCGTTATTAGCTAAATTCCGTTTTACCCGAGGTTTTAACATTGTAGTAGGCCCGCAGCTTACTTTCCAAACCTCAACCCGTAATACTTATGATGACGGCTTTCGTACTATTTACAAGGATAATTATGATAATGTGGCCGACAAGAGCTATATATCTGGCTTAATAGGCGTTGGCTTTGACTTGAACCGCAATACCGAACTGCGCTTTAGGTATGCACTCGACCTTGATCAAAACCGCGGAGATTACAACTCAAGCCTGCCGGATTTCCGCAACCAGGTATTCCAGATTGGTATAGGATTTAAGTTCCAGTAG
- a CDS encoding glycoside hydrolase family 3 protein, producing MKTCRLFFPALLFLIVLSAESAFSQGSFIDSISKQNHWVDSVYNKLNRRERIGQLFFVRAHTNRGKAYSDSVGKVIKDEHIGGLVFFQGGPGRQLNLVNQYQQVARLPLLIAMDGEWGLGMRLDSTISYPYQMTLGAIQDNNLIYKMGQQVAYDFKRIGAHINFGPDVDVNNNPNNPVINYRSFGDNKYNVARKGIAYFKGMQDAGLITFAKHFPGHGDTNVDSHLDLPQLPFTRERLDSLEEYPFKEAINAGVSGVMIAHMNIPALDTTKNLPSTLSRPIITQLLKDSLSFKGIVASDAMEMRGVTKFFPEGEADLRAFLAGVDLIELSMNSKNGAKLIRKAVRKGKISKEEFEAKVKKILAAKYWAGLSHYKPANPQNLNADLNRAAANELVQQLSNAAITMIKGDSRLLKQDSTKRTAIVSIGVTDRTVFQKELSAHYPNSTLFLVGKNTPVPQLNQMLASLKQYDQIFIGVHDTRLRPQSKLDYSSDVKLLIADLAAKPNSVISVFANAYTIAGLPGIEKAGAVLACYQKEDPLQRAAVKVITGQIKPIGRLPVSVNMFFTTGTGASL from the coding sequence ATGAAGACCTGTCGACTTTTCTTTCCGGCCTTGTTGTTTCTGATTGTGCTTTCAGCAGAAAGTGCTTTTTCACAAGGCAGTTTTATCGATTCCATCAGTAAGCAAAACCACTGGGTCGATTCAGTTTACAACAAACTTAACCGTAGGGAAAGGATAGGGCAGTTATTTTTTGTAAGGGCACACACCAATCGCGGCAAAGCCTACTCAGATTCCGTAGGGAAGGTTATTAAAGATGAGCATATTGGTGGCTTAGTGTTTTTCCAGGGTGGCCCAGGCAGACAATTAAACCTCGTTAACCAATACCAGCAAGTAGCTCGTCTACCATTGTTAATCGCGATGGATGGCGAATGGGGCTTAGGTATGCGACTGGATTCTACCATCTCCTATCCTTACCAAATGACACTTGGTGCAATACAGGATAACAACCTTATTTATAAAATGGGTCAGCAGGTTGCTTATGACTTTAAGCGCATCGGTGCTCACATTAACTTTGGTCCTGATGTTGACGTGAATAATAATCCAAACAATCCTGTGATTAATTACCGGTCCTTCGGTGACAATAAGTATAACGTAGCGCGAAAGGGCATTGCTTACTTTAAAGGTATGCAGGATGCAGGGCTAATTACTTTCGCAAAGCATTTTCCCGGCCATGGTGATACTAACGTTGATTCTCACCTTGATCTGCCCCAGCTTCCTTTTACACGCGAGCGGCTGGATTCACTCGAGGAATACCCATTTAAAGAGGCTATAAATGCTGGTGTGAGCGGAGTTATGATTGCACACATGAATATTCCGGCTTTAGATACTACTAAAAATCTTCCATCGACATTATCAAGGCCTATAATAACTCAATTGTTGAAAGATTCACTATCCTTTAAGGGTATTGTAGCCTCAGATGCAATGGAAATGAGAGGCGTTACTAAATTTTTCCCCGAGGGTGAGGCAGATCTACGTGCTTTCTTAGCAGGAGTGGACTTGATTGAACTTTCGATGAATTCTAAGAACGGAGCTAAACTGATAAGAAAGGCTGTTCGCAAGGGAAAAATATCTAAAGAAGAGTTTGAAGCAAAGGTGAAGAAGATATTAGCTGCCAAGTATTGGGCTGGATTGAGCCATTATAAACCGGCCAACCCGCAGAATTTGAATGCTGATTTAAACAGGGCTGCTGCAAATGAGTTGGTACAACAGCTTAGTAATGCCGCAATAACAATGATTAAAGGCGATAGCCGCTTGCTTAAACAGGATAGCACTAAACGAACCGCTATCGTGAGCATCGGTGTAACCGACAGGACTGTGTTTCAGAAAGAGCTTTCAGCACATTATCCAAATAGTACCCTGTTTTTAGTGGGTAAGAATACGCCGGTGCCTCAGCTTAATCAAATGCTTGCATCTCTAAAGCAGTATGATCAGATATTTATTGGCGTGCATGATACCAGGTTACGCCCCCAGAGCAAGCTGGATTATAGCAGCGATGTTAAATTGCTTATTGCAGACCTAGCGGCCAAGCCCAACTCCGTAATCAGCGTTTTTGCAAATGCTTACACCATCGCGGGATTGCCCGGTATAGAAAAAGCGGGAGCGGTACTTGCCTGTTACCAGAAAGAAGACCCGCTGCAACGCGCCGCCGTTAAAGTTATTACTGGTCAAATTAAGCCAATAGGCCGCCTGCCGGTAAGCGTAAATATGTTCTTTACTACCGGAACGGGAGCAAGCTTATAA
- the metF gene encoding methylenetetrahydrofolate reductase [NAD(P)H], with amino-acid sequence MKITEHIASANGKTLFSFELIPPLKGESIQGIYNAIDPLMEFNPPFIDVTSLREDYIYKQHDNGLLEKLAYRKRPGTIAICAAIMNKYKVDTVPHLLCGGFTKDETENGLIDLQFLGIENVLVLRGDARKGDASFVPTPNGHCYATDLLQQVVNMNNGVYLHEHHEGIMKSNFCIGVAGYPEKHFEAPNLKTDFKYLKQKVDMGANFIVTQMFFDNQRYFDFVNGCRDNGINVPIIPGLKPITSSKQLVTLSKTFHIDIPEGLSDAIQDAKSEKDVKDIGIEWMIDQCKELVKFGAPVLHFYTMGNPGPTKRIAEAIF; translated from the coding sequence ATGAAGATAACCGAACATATCGCTAGCGCGAACGGGAAAACCTTATTCTCGTTTGAATTGATACCACCTTTAAAGGGTGAAAGCATACAGGGTATTTACAACGCCATTGATCCTTTGATGGAGTTTAATCCACCATTTATCGATGTCACATCGTTACGCGAGGACTACATCTACAAACAGCATGACAATGGTTTGCTGGAAAAGCTTGCTTACCGTAAACGACCTGGTACAATAGCAATCTGCGCGGCTATTATGAACAAGTATAAAGTTGATACTGTACCACATCTGCTTTGCGGCGGTTTTACTAAGGATGAAACCGAGAACGGCCTTATTGATCTCCAGTTCCTGGGCATTGAAAATGTTTTGGTATTACGTGGTGACGCGCGAAAAGGAGATGCTTCTTTTGTGCCTACGCCCAATGGTCATTGTTATGCTACAGATCTGTTGCAGCAGGTGGTAAATATGAATAATGGCGTCTATCTGCATGAGCACCATGAAGGTATCATGAAGAGCAATTTCTGCATCGGCGTAGCTGGCTACCCTGAAAAACACTTTGAAGCGCCGAACCTTAAAACAGATTTTAAATACCTTAAGCAAAAGGTAGATATGGGTGCCAATTTTATTGTTACCCAGATGTTTTTTGATAACCAGCGTTATTTTGATTTTGTAAACGGGTGTCGTGATAATGGTATAAACGTACCTATCATTCCGGGATTAAAGCCAATTACCTCATCCAAGCAATTGGTAACTTTGTCAAAAACGTTCCATATTGATATCCCCGAGGGCCTGAGCGATGCCATACAGGACGCAAAGTCAGAGAAGGATGTAAAAGACATAGGGATTGAATGGATGATCGATCAATGCAAAGAACTGGTAAAGTTTGGCGCACCTGTATTACACTTTTACACTATGGGCAACCCTGGCCCTACAAAGCGTATTGCAGAAGCCATTTTCTAA
- the metH gene encoding methionine synthase: MDIRKELEKRILVIDGAMGTMIQRYELTEDDFRGERFRDHASDLKGNNDLLNLTRPDVIKAIHCEYLEAGADIIETNTFSTQRISLADYHMEELAYELSYEGARLAREAADEYTAKDPSKPRFVAGAVGPTNRTASLSPDVNDPGYRAVTFDDLAEAYYEQVRGLVDGGSDVLLVETIFDTLNAKAALFAIDRYRHECKAAGKDMAAFRPTGGVMISGTITDASGRTLSGQTVEAFWNSVSHANLLSVGLNCALGAKEMRPHLEELSAKAGVYISAYPNAGLPNEFGAYDETPHETANQVDDFMEAGLVNIVGGCCGTTPDHIRCIAEKAAKYPPRKKPEIEPYLRLSGLEAVTLTPETNFVNIGERTNITGSPKFSKLILAEDYEAALSVALQQVEGGAQVIDINMDEGMIDSEAVMVKFLNLVASEPDIAKLPIMIDSSKWTVIEAGLKCLQGKGIVNSISLKEGEDKFKEYARKILSYGAATVVMAFDERGQADTLERRKEICERSYRILVDEVGFPPQDIIFDPNILTVATGLEEHNNYAVDFIEATRWIKQNLPYAKVSGGVSNISFSFRGNNVVREAMHSAFLYHAICAGLDMGIVNAGMLEVYEQIPKDLLELVEDVLLNRRDDATERLVEFADTIKSKGKEIVRDEEWRKAPVEDRLSHALVKGIVEYLDDDVEEARQKFARPLEVIEGPLMDGMNVVGDLFGAGKMFLPQVVKSARVMKKAVAYLLPFIELEKQRVIDAGEDSSGSRANAGKVLMATVKGDVHDIGKNIVGVVLACNNFEVIDLGVMVPAQRIIEEAKKQEVDIIGLSGLITPSLDEMVHFAKEMERQQFTIPLIVGGATTSRIHAAVKIAPNYSGPAIHVLDASRSVTVCSSLMNKDQRDGYIQGIKDEYAKAREAHANKKNDKRFVSIEEARNNKFQISLDGDVASKPSFTGTKVIENYPLEELVPYIDWTPFFHTWELRGSYPKIFEDKYVGVEAKKLFDDAQVLLKRILNEKLLRASGVIGFWPANSVGDDIEVYTDDSRRTLLTRIHTLRQQAEKAKNEPYYALSDFIATKESGVPDYWGGFAVTTGLGCDELVAEFEADHDDYNSIMAKALADRLAEAFAEKMHELVRKDYWGYAKQEQLSNDDLIHEKYQGIRPAPGYPACPDHTEKTTLFEILKAESNAHMHLTESLAMLPAASVSGFYFSHPQARYFGLGKISKDQVEDYAKRKNMSVDAVERWLGPNLNY, translated from the coding sequence ATGGATATTAGAAAAGAACTGGAGAAAAGGATATTAGTGATTGATGGCGCTATGGGCACCATGATACAGCGCTACGAGCTTACGGAGGATGACTTCCGCGGTGAGCGCTTCCGCGATCATGCAAGCGACCTGAAGGGTAACAACGACTTGCTTAACCTTACGCGCCCTGATGTTATTAAAGCTATTCACTGCGAGTATCTGGAGGCTGGTGCAGACATTATAGAGACCAACACTTTCAGTACGCAGCGTATCTCTCTGGCTGATTACCATATGGAAGAGCTGGCTTACGAGTTAAGCTACGAAGGTGCCCGCTTAGCAAGAGAAGCAGCTGACGAATATACTGCTAAAGACCCGTCAAAGCCTCGTTTTGTAGCGGGTGCTGTTGGGCCTACCAACCGTACAGCTTCTTTGTCTCCTGATGTTAATGACCCTGGCTATCGTGCCGTTACCTTTGATGATCTTGCAGAAGCCTACTACGAGCAGGTACGCGGGTTAGTAGATGGCGGCTCGGACGTATTGCTGGTAGAAACCATATTTGATACATTGAACGCCAAGGCTGCACTGTTTGCCATTGATCGTTACAGGCATGAATGCAAAGCTGCAGGCAAAGACATGGCGGCATTCCGACCTACCGGTGGTGTAATGATCTCCGGTACTATTACTGATGCATCTGGCCGTACGCTTTCCGGGCAAACTGTAGAAGCTTTCTGGAATTCTGTAAGTCATGCCAACTTGTTATCGGTAGGACTGAACTGCGCCTTAGGTGCTAAGGAAATGCGACCGCACCTGGAAGAGCTTTCAGCTAAGGCAGGTGTGTACATATCGGCGTATCCTAATGCCGGTTTGCCAAATGAGTTTGGCGCTTATGATGAAACCCCGCACGAAACTGCCAACCAGGTAGATGACTTTATGGAGGCCGGTTTAGTTAACATAGTAGGCGGTTGCTGCGGTACTACCCCGGACCATATCCGCTGCATTGCCGAGAAAGCAGCTAAATATCCACCGCGCAAAAAACCGGAGATTGAGCCTTACCTGCGCCTGAGCGGCCTGGAAGCAGTAACACTTACACCGGAAACCAACTTCGTGAATATTGGCGAGCGTACCAACATCACCGGCTCACCAAAATTCTCTAAACTTATTCTGGCTGAAGATTACGAGGCGGCTCTGTCTGTTGCTTTACAGCAAGTTGAAGGCGGCGCGCAGGTGATCGACATCAATATGGACGAGGGAATGATAGACTCGGAAGCGGTGATGGTGAAGTTCCTAAACCTTGTTGCAAGCGAGCCGGATATTGCCAAACTGCCGATCATGATCGACTCCAGCAAGTGGACTGTGATAGAAGCCGGTTTAAAATGCTTACAGGGCAAGGGCATTGTGAACTCTATTTCACTAAAAGAAGGTGAAGATAAATTTAAAGAATACGCAAGAAAGATACTAAGCTATGGTGCGGCCACCGTGGTGATGGCTTTTGACGAAAGAGGCCAGGCAGATACACTCGAGCGCCGTAAGGAGATCTGCGAACGCAGCTACCGGATACTGGTTGATGAGGTTGGGTTTCCGCCGCAGGACATCATTTTCGATCCAAACATCCTTACTGTTGCAACTGGCCTTGAAGAGCATAACAATTATGCCGTTGACTTTATAGAAGCTACCCGCTGGATAAAACAAAATCTGCCGTATGCCAAAGTAAGTGGCGGAGTAAGTAATATATCTTTCTCGTTCCGCGGCAATAATGTAGTGCGGGAGGCAATGCACTCGGCATTTCTTTATCATGCTATTTGCGCCGGCCTGGATATGGGTATCGTTAACGCCGGCATGCTTGAAGTTTACGAGCAAATTCCAAAAGACTTGCTGGAGTTGGTAGAAGACGTACTGCTTAACCGACGAGACGATGCTACCGAGCGACTGGTAGAATTTGCTGATACTATAAAATCTAAGGGAAAAGAGATCGTTCGTGATGAGGAGTGGCGCAAAGCTCCTGTAGAAGATCGGCTTTCACACGCGCTGGTAAAAGGAATTGTTGAATACCTTGACGACGATGTGGAGGAAGCACGTCAGAAATTTGCCCGGCCACTGGAAGTTATAGAAGGCCCATTAATGGACGGGATGAACGTGGTTGGCGACCTGTTTGGGGCCGGCAAAATGTTTCTGCCACAAGTGGTAAAATCTGCACGTGTGATGAAAAAAGCTGTGGCTTACCTGCTACCATTCATTGAACTGGAAAAGCAACGTGTTATAGATGCCGGCGAAGACAGCAGCGGCAGCCGGGCTAACGCAGGCAAAGTGCTTATGGCTACAGTTAAAGGCGATGTGCACGACATTGGCAAAAACATTGTTGGCGTAGTACTGGCCTGCAACAACTTTGAGGTGATAGACCTTGGTGTAATGGTGCCTGCACAACGGATTATTGAAGAAGCTAAAAAGCAGGAAGTAGATATAATTGGACTGAGTGGCCTTATCACGCCATCGCTCGATGAGATGGTACATTTCGCTAAAGAAATGGAACGGCAGCAGTTTACCATTCCGCTCATTGTTGGAGGAGCTACAACATCACGCATACATGCTGCGGTCAAGATAGCTCCAAATTATTCCGGTCCTGCTATTCACGTGTTGGATGCCTCGCGTAGCGTTACTGTTTGCAGCAGCCTGATGAATAAAGACCAGCGTGACGGATACATCCAAGGTATAAAAGACGAATACGCTAAAGCAAGGGAAGCACACGCAAATAAAAAGAACGACAAACGCTTTGTTAGCATAGAGGAAGCGCGCAATAATAAGTTTCAGATCAGCCTGGACGGCGATGTTGCTTCAAAACCATCCTTCACGGGAACAAAGGTGATAGAGAACTACCCGCTGGAAGAGTTAGTGCCTTATATTGACTGGACTCCTTTCTTCCACACGTGGGAACTGCGGGGCAGCTATCCAAAAATCTTCGAGGATAAATACGTAGGCGTGGAAGCTAAAAAATTATTTGACGATGCGCAGGTGCTGCTAAAGCGAATATTGAATGAAAAGCTTTTACGGGCGAGTGGTGTTATAGGATTCTGGCCGGCTAACAGTGTTGGCGATGATATAGAAGTATACACTGACGACAGCCGCAGGACGCTGCTAACACGTATTCATACTTTACGCCAACAGGCAGAAAAAGCTAAGAATGAACCATACTATGCCTTGTCAGACTTTATCGCGACTAAAGAGAGCGGCGTTCCGGATTATTGGGGCGGCTTTGCGGTAACTACTGGTTTAGGCTGTGATGAATTAGTTGCTGAGTTTGAAGCAGATCATGATGACTACAACAGCATTATGGCGAAAGCACTTGCCGACCGGTTAGCAGAGGCTTTCGCAGAGAAAATGCACGAATTGGTAAGGAAGGACTATTGGGGCTATGCTAAGCAGGAGCAACTTAGCAATGATGACCTGATCCATGAAAAATACCAGGGAATACGGCCAGCCCCAGGTTATCCTGCATGCCCTGATCATACTGAAAAGACCACGTTGTTTGAAATACTAAAAGCAGAAAGCAATGCACATATGCACCTTACCGAAAGCCTGGCAATGTTGCCGGCGGCATCGGTAAGTGGTTTTTACTTTTCGCACCCACAGGCAAGATATTTTGGCTTGGGCAAGATCAGTAAAGATCAGGTAGAAGATTATGCAAAGCGCAAAAACATGTCTGTAGACGCAGTAGAAAGATGGCTGGGGCCTAATTTGAATTACTAA
- a CDS encoding Bax inhibitor-1/YccA family protein, with product METKTTNYVYDSVSHIEDAEASRKFIANVFMWMFVALGISSVCSYIFAFNPDLSSMLRNNVTGQSNLLGIAVMFAPLIFIIVAGSRFHKMSFTSLIVLFIAFSAVMGISLSYIFYRYSIGTISTVFITSSVVFGVMAIGGYITHQDLTKFGSIMMMLLVGIIVASVLNFFMHSDSLSVIISYIGVAVFVGLTAYDVQKLKRLGAEIGYAGNDAKKMAIMGAITLYLDFVNLFLFMLRIFGGGNRR from the coding sequence ATGGAAACCAAAACAACAAATTACGTTTACGATAGCGTAAGTCATATAGAGGATGCCGAAGCGTCGCGTAAATTCATTGCAAATGTATTTATGTGGATGTTTGTGGCGCTGGGGATATCATCGGTATGTTCTTATATCTTCGCCTTTAACCCCGACCTGAGCTCGATGTTGAGGAACAACGTTACCGGCCAGAGCAACCTGCTAGGCATAGCCGTTATGTTTGCCCCGCTTATATTTATTATCGTTGCAGGCTCACGCTTTCATAAAATGAGCTTTACTTCGCTCATCGTTCTCTTCATTGCATTTTCAGCAGTAATGGGTATCAGCCTTAGCTACATATTTTACAGGTACTCTATCGGTACTATTTCTACCGTGTTCATTACCTCATCAGTAGTGTTCGGCGTTATGGCAATAGGCGGGTATATTACCCATCAGGACCTTACCAAATTTGGTTCTATTATGATGATGCTGCTTGTAGGCATCATTGTAGCCAGTGTACTTAACTTTTTCATGCACAGCGACAGTCTAAGCGTGATCATTAGCTACATAGGTGTTGCAGTGTTTGTAGGCCTTACCGCTTATGATGTTCAAAAACTTAAGCGCCTTGGTGCCGAGATTGGCTACGCCGGCAACGACGCCAAAAAGATGGCCATTATGGGTGCAATAACCCTTTACCTCGACTTTGTAAACCTGTTCCTGTTCATGCTGCGCATATTTGGCGGCGGCAACCGCAGGTAA
- the murQ gene encoding N-acetylmuramic acid 6-phosphate etherase: MERTTEKDSNYTGLEHMPLGELLRNINNEDKTVPLAVEKALPQIEALAAVVTKKMRAGGRLFYIGAGTSGRLGVVDASECPPTFGVPFDWVVGIIAGGDTAIRKAVEFAEDDTEQAWRDLQAFDINKSDVVVGIAASGTTPYVIGGLKTANEKGVATGCIVCNSGSPVASVAQYPVEVVTGPEFVTGSTRMKAGTAQKLVLNMLSTSVMIQLGRVKGNKMVDMQLSNNKLVDRGTRMVMNETGLDEQTAARLLKEHGSVRKAVEAAR; the protein is encoded by the coding sequence ATGGAACGCACTACCGAAAAGGATTCTAATTACACCGGGCTGGAGCATATGCCCCTGGGCGAACTGCTGCGCAACATCAACAACGAAGACAAGACCGTTCCGCTTGCAGTAGAAAAGGCGCTGCCCCAAATAGAAGCGCTTGCTGCTGTTGTTACCAAGAAAATGCGGGCTGGTGGCAGGTTGTTTTACATTGGCGCGGGCACCAGCGGCAGGCTGGGCGTGGTTGATGCTTCGGAGTGCCCGCCAACTTTCGGCGTTCCGTTTGACTGGGTAGTGGGAATTATCGCAGGAGGGGATACCGCTATACGTAAAGCAGTAGAATTTGCCGAAGATGATACAGAGCAAGCCTGGCGCGACCTGCAAGCTTTTGACATAAACAAAAGCGATGTAGTGGTTGGCATAGCGGCATCGGGCACTACCCCGTACGTGATAGGCGGCCTTAAAACAGCCAACGAAAAAGGGGTAGCAACAGGATGCATTGTTTGTAACAGCGGCAGCCCAGTAGCAAGCGTGGCACAATACCCCGTAGAAGTAGTAACCGGACCAGAATTTGTAACCGGAAGCACCCGAATGAAGGCAGGTACGGCACAAAAGCTGGTGCTGAACATGCTGAGCACAAGCGTAATGATACAATTGGGCCGTGTTAAGGGTAATAAAATGGTAGATATGCAGTTAAGCAATAATAAGCTGGTAGACAGGGGGACCCGGATGGTGATGAACGAGACTGGTTTAGACGAGCAAACCGCCGCCAGGCTGTTAAAAGAACACGGCAGTGTACGTAAAGCTGTAGAAGCTGCAAGGTAG